The Micromonospora sp. NBC_00421 DNA window CGCCAGCCCCACCAGCAGCACCGCCACCAGCGCACCGATCAGCAGGTTGCGCCGCTTGTGGTCCGGTGGCGTCCCGTCGTACACCGGGACGGACGCCCGGCCGGCGGGGCCGGCGGGCGGACTGACCGGCACGTCCAGCACGGCGGTGGGGTTGCCCGGCGGGGGTGGGTCGACCCGGCCGGCACCGGCCGCCGGGGTGACCTTGCTGGTCGGCCCGACAACCTTGCTGGTCGGCCCGGCACCGGCGTCGGCCGGCGCGGCGACCTTGCTGGTCGGCCCGGTGTCGGCAGCAGTCGACGGTACGACGCTGGTGGGCGCGTCGGCCGGCGGGTCCACCGTGCTGGCAGGTGCGGCATCGGCATCGGCCGGCGGGGTGACCTTCGTGGTGGGTCCGGCGTCCACACCCGCCGGCACCTTCGCGGTGGCGTCCCCACTGGCCGTCGACCCGGCAACCGGCGACCCGGTGACGGTGGTCTCCTCCGCCGCCTGGGACGCCGCCGCGCCACTGTCGGTCGCGGCCTTCGCGGCGCTGCTGCCGGACGTGGCCTTGGCGGCAGCACCGTCTGATGTGGCGTTCGCGGCGGCGGTGCCGGCTGCGGCGGCGGTGCCCGCCGCAGCGGCCCGGTACGGCGGGGTCCCACCCGCCGGGCGGGGTGCCGGCACCACCGGTGCGCGTGGCTCCCGCGGACCGTTAGGCCCGGGTCGGCGTACCCCGTCGAGCAGTGAGATGCCCCTGGCGCGCTTGCCAGCGGCCCGACGCAGCATGCGCTCCGCGACCTCGGCGGTGATCCGCTCGGCCGGGTCCTTGCGGAGCAGGCCGGTCAGCACCGGCTTCAGCGGGCCGGCGTTCCTGGCCGGCGGCAGCGGTTCGGTGGCCAGCGCGGCCAGCGTGCCGATCGCCGACGGCCGGGCGTACGGCGACTTGCCCTCCACCGCGGCGTAGAGCGTCGCCCCCAGCGACCAGAGGTCCGCCTCCGGACCGGCGGTGCCGTCCCGGGCCCGCTCCGGCGCGATGTACGCGGGCGAACCGAGCACCATGCCCGTCCGGGTGACGTTCGGGTCGCCGGGGATGGTGGCCAGTCCGAAATCGGTCAGCACCACCCGCCCGTCGGTGCCGAGCAGCACGTTGCCCGGCTTGACGTCCCGGTGCATCACACCCGCCTTGTGGGCGGACTTCAGCGCGCCCAGCACGCCCAGGCCGATCTCCACCGCGCGGGCCGGCGGCACCGGCCCGTCCTCGGCGAGGGTGTCCTGCAACGACTTCGACGCGACGTACTCCATGACGATCCACGGGTCGCCGTCGGTGCGCAGCACGTCGAAGATGCGGACCACGTTGACGTGGTTGAGCCGGGCGATGGCCCGCGCCTCACGCAGCGACCGCTCGCGCATCTCGCGGCGCTCGTCGTCGGTCAGACTGGGCGGCGGGACGAGTTCCTTGATGGCGACGTCCCGGTGCAGGACCTCGTCGCGCGCCTTCCAGACCCGGCCCATGCCACCCTGACCGAGCGGCGAGAGCAGCCGGTACCGGTCAGCGACGAGTTGGGAAGGCACATCAGACATCGGTGAGACGGTACCCGGCCCCGCCGACGCGCACACCGCCGGCACGCCACTGTGCGACGTGGGTCAACTTGTCGACGCGTACCCTGGCGTCATGTCTGCCGAAGAGCCGCTGTTCCGGATCGTCCGGGGGATCCCGACCGTCGAGGAACTTGCCGCACTGGTGGGCGCGATCGCGCTCCGTTCCCGGCCCGCCGGCACACCCGGGCCGGTGACGAGGTCCGAGTGGGCCTGCAGCGCCCGTCCGGTCGGCGTCGCCCCGGTGACCGGTCGCGGTGCCTGGCGCGCCTCCGGCCTGCCCCGCTGACGGCCTGCTCTGCCGGACGTCGGGGCTGCCGGTCGGGGCTGCCGGGATCGCCGCGCACCCACTAATCTCACTCTGGGAAACGGTGTCGTGACAGTCGGGAGGACCAGTGATTCCTGAGGAGGGCCGTCCAGCTTCCTGGCTGGGTGACTACGGCGGCATCGAGGCCGACATCCGACAGATGCGGGAGTTCGCCGACCAACTCCAGACCGAGGTCGAACGGAACTACACCCCGCACCTGCGCTACATCGCCGACGACATGACCGCCGCCGTGCCCAACCCGTGCGACGCGTTCATCGAGCTGGTGCACTTCCTCCAGGCGCACTGGGAGACCCAGCAG harbors:
- a CDS encoding acyl-CoA carboxylase subunit epsilon, encoding MSAEEPLFRIVRGIPTVEELAALVGAIALRSRPAGTPGPVTRSEWACSARPVGVAPVTGRGAWRASGLPR
- a CDS encoding protein kinase domain-containing protein, translated to MSDVPSQLVADRYRLLSPLGQGGMGRVWKARDEVLHRDVAIKELVPPPSLTDDERREMRERSLREARAIARLNHVNVVRIFDVLRTDGDPWIVMEYVASKSLQDTLAEDGPVPPARAVEIGLGVLGALKSAHKAGVMHRDVKPGNVLLGTDGRVVLTDFGLATIPGDPNVTRTGMVLGSPAYIAPERARDGTAGPEADLWSLGATLYAAVEGKSPYARPSAIGTLAALATEPLPPARNAGPLKPVLTGLLRKDPAERITAEVAERMLRRAAGKRARGISLLDGVRRPGPNGPREPRAPVVPAPRPAGGTPPYRAAAAGTAAAAGTAAANATSDGAAAKATSGSSAAKAATDSGAAASQAAEETTVTGSPVAGSTASGDATAKVPAGVDAGPTTKVTPPADADAAPASTVDPPADAPTSVVPSTAADTGPTSKVAAPADAGAGPTSKVVGPTSKVTPAAGAGRVDPPPPGNPTAVLDVPVSPPAGPAGRASVPVYDGTPPDHKRRNLLIGALVAVLLVGLALVVPLLTRSDDPGDGTPQADPTSAATSSAAPTSAPAAPPPTSAAPSPTPSATPSADPNALPEGWEMYKGPTFSVPVPKGWRRSVRSDSVVITEPGGVRELFIQWTSSPLKDAVADWKSKESARKNYVKNYQYIDIKACGGYRTCADWDWYETRDNTRLRVRNRGFVTATNRGYGMRWEVAEKDWNANLDNFALITSRFVPDRKN